In Hymenobacter gelipurpurascens, one DNA window encodes the following:
- a CDS encoding YybH family protein — MKSFLGLLMGGALLASCSSPKTDAATAVNVQTLNQQFIGAWNAKNTAALDTLLADDVQYAQGESRFNGKSEVADKWVRATMGTISDLKTYTTSTGAGDNIAYEAGTFSTDVLPETPGQPHGEGEGNFVLLWKKQKNNSWKLSYVQLEGLPVKVRN; from the coding sequence ATGAAATCCTTTCTTGGCCTCCTGATGGGAGGCGCCTTGCTGGCCTCCTGCTCAAGCCCCAAAACTGATGCGGCTACGGCCGTGAATGTGCAAACGCTCAACCAGCAATTCATTGGGGCCTGGAACGCCAAAAATACAGCCGCGCTCGATACGCTGCTGGCCGACGACGTGCAGTACGCCCAGGGCGAGTCGCGCTTCAATGGCAAATCGGAGGTGGCTGACAAGTGGGTACGCGCTACCATGGGCACTATTTCCGACTTGAAAACCTACACCACAAGCACGGGTGCTGGCGACAACATCGCCTACGAGGCCGGCACGTTCTCTACGGACGTTCTGCCCGAAACGCCCGGCCAGCCCCACGGCGAAGGCGAAGGCAACTTTGTGCTGCTCTGGAAAAAGCAAAAGAACAACAGCTGGAAGCTGAGCTATGTGCAGCTGGAAGGCCTACCCGTAAAGGTTCGCAACTAA
- a CDS encoding AraC family transcriptional regulator codes for MKVTQPPMPHAHLPAPIALHQQHQLSTLVENRTVYTLEAFELNVFETHQTAHQVPLSMGNLVLTTMLRGRKVMHLAGQPAFDYLPGESVIVGENQTMVIDFPEADEAHPTQCLAVAIPTDTIRQTVDLLNEKHPRAEEHLPWHLDTTDHAHFQNTPELTGTLERLVQLSRDTGRVKDVLANFTIQEMLVRLMQTQARQLLFHNYRQHLTTHRFAHVVQYIKQHLTEQLTVEKLSELACMSKATFFRVFKRELGLTPVEYIIQERLAEAKRLLQNPLTTVADVCFRAGFNNTAYFQKLFKQYEGVTPGLYKKQCAGC; via the coding sequence ATGAAAGTTACCCAACCGCCCATGCCGCACGCCCATCTGCCTGCTCCTATTGCCCTGCATCAGCAGCACCAACTCAGCACCTTGGTGGAAAACCGCACGGTGTATACGCTGGAAGCGTTTGAGCTCAATGTATTTGAAACCCACCAGACGGCTCACCAAGTACCCCTAAGCATGGGCAACCTGGTTCTGACAACCATGTTGCGTGGGCGCAAAGTCATGCACCTCGCCGGTCAGCCAGCCTTTGACTATTTGCCCGGCGAGTCGGTGATAGTGGGCGAGAACCAGACGATGGTTATCGATTTCCCGGAAGCTGATGAAGCACATCCCACGCAGTGCTTGGCCGTGGCCATCCCGACGGATACCATCCGGCAAACGGTGGATCTGCTCAACGAAAAACACCCGCGCGCCGAGGAGCACCTGCCCTGGCACCTCGATACCACCGACCACGCCCATTTCCAGAATACGCCGGAGCTGACGGGCACGTTGGAGCGCCTCGTGCAGCTCTCCCGCGACACAGGCCGCGTGAAGGACGTGCTGGCCAATTTCACGATTCAGGAAATGCTGGTGCGCCTGATGCAGACCCAGGCCCGGCAGCTGCTATTCCACAACTACCGCCAGCACCTGACTACTCACCGCTTTGCGCACGTGGTGCAATACATCAAGCAGCACCTCACGGAGCAGCTCACGGTGGAAAAGCTCAGCGAGCTGGCCTGCATGAGCAAGGCGACGTTCTTCCGGGTGTTTAAGCGCGAGTTGGGCCTCACTCCGGTCGAGTACATCATTCAGGAGCGGCTGGCCGAAGCCAAGCGCCTGCTGCAAAACCCACTTACCACCGTGGCGGATGTGTGTTTTCGGGCGGGCTTCAACAACACCGCCTACTTCCAGAAGCTGTTTAAGCAATATGAAGGCGTGACGCCGGGGCTGTACAAGAAGCAGTGTGCGGGCTGCTAA
- a CDS encoding DUF779 domain-containing protein, which produces MSSKPTPRVLITPAAEATIDVLREEHGPLMFHQSGGCCDGSSPMCFTKGEFRIGGNDVWLGQIHGCDFFMSTSQFEYWQHTQLTVDVTKGRGASFSLEIPLGVRFLIRSRLFTEEESRNMAPVLEGEEYLAGQTQ; this is translated from the coding sequence ATGTCCTCCAAGCCCACTCCACGTGTCCTGATAACGCCTGCTGCCGAAGCCACCATTGATGTGCTCCGGGAAGAGCATGGCCCCCTGATGTTTCACCAAAGCGGCGGCTGCTGCGATGGCTCTTCGCCCATGTGCTTTACCAAAGGTGAATTTCGAATTGGAGGCAACGATGTGTGGCTAGGCCAGATTCATGGCTGCGACTTCTTCATGAGCACCAGTCAGTTTGAGTACTGGCAACACACCCAGCTCACCGTAGATGTAACTAAGGGCCGGGGCGCCAGCTTCTCGCTGGAAATACCATTGGGCGTGCGGTTCCTGATTCGGTCCAGGCTGTTCACGGAGGAAGAATCACGGAATATGGCGCCGGTATTGGAAGGCGAAGAATATCTGGCCGGACAAACGCAGTAG
- a CDS encoding aldehyde dehydrogenase family protein, whose amino-acid sequence METLEKPTTLVERPKFKSHYDNFIGGKWVAPVKGQYFENPSPIDGKAFTKVARSTKEDIELALDAAHEAFKSWSKASATTRSNVLLKIADIMEANLAHLAAVETVENGKAIRETMAADLPLCIDHFRYFAGVIRAEEGSATELNETTLSLVIQEPLGVVGQIIPWNFPLLMATWKLAPALAAGCCVVMKPAEQTPASIMVLMELIQDVLPAGVVNVVNGFGLEAGKPLASNKRVQKVSFTGETTTGRLILQYAAENIIPVTMELGGKSPNIFCKSVMDHDDDFLDKCLEGAAMFALNQGEICTCPSRLLIHEDIYDEFMPRLIERVKAIKLGHPLDMETMMGAQASNDQYEKILSYLEIGKAEGAEVLVGGEAHRDHAHDELNEGYYIQPTIFRGHNKMRIFQEEIFGPVLSVTTFKDNEEAIELANDTLYGLGAGLWSRDAHELYQMPRAIQAGRVWVNCYHDYPAGAPFGGYKASGFGRENHKMMLAHYRQTKNMLISYSQQKLGFF is encoded by the coding sequence ATGGAAACCCTAGAAAAACCCACCACTCTCGTTGAACGGCCTAAGTTTAAATCTCACTACGATAATTTTATCGGGGGCAAATGGGTGGCGCCAGTGAAGGGCCAGTACTTCGAAAACCCCTCACCCATTGATGGTAAAGCCTTTACCAAAGTAGCCCGCTCTACTAAAGAAGATATTGAGCTGGCCCTAGACGCCGCCCACGAAGCCTTTAAATCCTGGAGCAAAGCCTCGGCCACTACGCGCAGCAACGTGCTCCTGAAAATTGCCGACATCATGGAGGCCAATCTGGCCCACTTGGCGGCGGTTGAAACCGTGGAAAACGGCAAAGCCATTCGGGAAACCATGGCCGCCGATCTGCCCCTGTGCATCGACCACTTCCGGTACTTTGCCGGCGTTATTCGGGCCGAAGAAGGCTCGGCTACGGAACTGAATGAAACCACCTTATCGCTCGTGATTCAGGAGCCGCTGGGGGTTGTTGGCCAGATCATCCCCTGGAACTTCCCGCTGCTGATGGCTACCTGGAAGCTGGCGCCTGCCCTGGCCGCTGGCTGCTGCGTCGTGATGAAGCCCGCCGAACAGACGCCCGCCAGCATTATGGTACTTATGGAGCTGATTCAGGACGTGCTGCCTGCCGGCGTGGTGAACGTGGTGAACGGTTTCGGGCTGGAAGCAGGCAAGCCGCTGGCCAGCAACAAGCGCGTGCAAAAGGTATCGTTCACGGGCGAAACCACCACGGGCCGCCTCATTCTGCAATACGCTGCCGAAAACATCATTCCCGTAACCATGGAGCTGGGCGGTAAGTCGCCGAATATCTTCTGCAAATCGGTGATGGACCACGACGACGATTTCCTGGATAAGTGCCTGGAAGGAGCCGCCATGTTTGCCCTCAACCAAGGCGAAATCTGCACCTGCCCCTCGCGCCTGCTCATCCATGAGGATATTTACGATGAGTTTATGCCGCGCCTGATTGAGCGCGTGAAAGCCATCAAGCTAGGCCACCCCCTGGACATGGAAACCATGATGGGCGCCCAGGCCAGCAACGACCAGTACGAGAAAATCCTGAGCTACCTGGAAATCGGGAAAGCGGAAGGTGCCGAAGTGCTGGTGGGTGGTGAAGCCCACCGCGACCATGCCCACGATGAGCTGAACGAAGGCTATTACATCCAGCCCACCATTTTCCGGGGCCACAACAAAATGCGGATTTTCCAGGAGGAAATCTTCGGTCCGGTGCTGTCCGTCACCACATTCAAAGACAACGAAGAAGCCATTGAACTGGCCAATGATACGCTGTATGGCCTAGGCGCCGGCCTATGGTCGCGCGATGCACACGAGCTGTACCAGATGCCCCGTGCCATCCAGGCCGGCCGCGTGTGGGTGAACTGCTACCACGATTACCCCGCCGGCGCGCCCTTCGGCGGCTATAAGGCCTCCGGTTTCGGCCGCGAAAACCATAAGATGATGCTGGCCCATTACCGCCAGACCAAAAACATGCTGATTTCTTACAGCCAGCAGAAACTCGGTTTCTTCTAG